The following proteins are encoded in a genomic region of Methanoculleus oceani:
- the msrB gene encoding peptide-methionine (R)-S-oxide reductase MsrB, with amino-acid sequence MSRDAVETIGTVKVCNAVTGEVEEVRRVVKSDEEWRRQLTPEQFSVARHEGTEPAFTGKYWDCKEDGLYVCVCCGNHLFSSKTKFESGTGWPSFTKPVSDLNIRTDLDTRFFMSRTEVLCRRCDAHLGHVFDDGPPPTHRRYCMNSASLRFVRQKDLPGRHE; translated from the coding sequence GTGAGCAGGGATGCCGTAGAAACCATCGGGACCGTGAAGGTCTGCAACGCCGTAACAGGAGAGGTGGAAGAGGTTCGAAGGGTCGTCAAATCCGACGAGGAGTGGCGGCGCCAGCTGACGCCGGAGCAGTTCTCCGTTGCCCGGCATGAGGGCACGGAGCCGGCCTTCACCGGGAAGTACTGGGACTGTAAGGAGGACGGCCTGTATGTCTGCGTCTGCTGCGGCAACCACCTCTTCTCCTCGAAGACGAAGTTTGAGTCGGGCACCGGCTGGCCGAGTTTCACAAAGCCCGTATCGGACTTAAACATCAGGACGGATCTCGACACCCGGTTCTTCATGAGCCGGACCGAGGTGCTCTGCAGGCGGTGCGACGCCCACCTGGGCCACGTCTTTGACGACGGGCCGCCGCCGACCCACAGGCGTTACTGCATGAACTCGGCGTCGCTCCGGTTCGTGCGGCAAAAAGACCTGCCCGGTCGGCACGAATAA
- a CDS encoding class I SAM-dependent methyltransferase has product MTAHASPWDEDYRRRGDLWGGAPAPLPDLPPGAAVLELGCGNGKTLAALIRRPWNVTAADISPHAVALARRHPGTAAASLTVADIRCLPFSRGTFDAVFLVHIIGHLPGPGRQAAASEVCRVLRPGGSAFFRGFSVEDMRAGKGEETEPQTFRRGDGITTHYFTEAEAAELFAPLVPVSVRTHRWQMRVRGRDLPRAEVEATFHKTV; this is encoded by the coding sequence GTGACTGCCCATGCATCCCCCTGGGACGAGGACTACCGGAGGCGGGGCGACCTCTGGGGAGGAGCGCCGGCGCCGCTCCCGGACCTTCCCCCTGGCGCCGCCGTCCTGGAACTCGGCTGCGGGAACGGCAAAACCCTCGCAGCCCTCATCAGGCGGCCCTGGAATGTGACCGCGGCCGACATATCTCCCCATGCCGTCGCGCTCGCCCGGCGGCACCCGGGGACGGCGGCGGCCTCTCTCACCGTGGCCGATATCCGGTGCCTGCCGTTTTCCCGAGGAACGTTCGATGCGGTCTTCCTGGTCCACATCATCGGCCACCTGCCCGGACCGGGCCGGCAGGCCGCGGCATCCGAGGTCTGCCGGGTGCTCAGGCCCGGAGGGTCGGCTTTCTTCCGGGGTTTCTCCGTTGAGGACATGCGCGCCGGGAAGGGGGAGGAGACGGAGCCGCAGACCTTCCGGAGGGGCGACGGCATCACCACCCACTACTTCACCGAAGCCGAGGCGGCGGAGCTCTTCGCACCGCTCGTCCCGGTCTCGGTCCGGACGCACCGGTGGCAGATGCGGGTCCGGGGCAGGGACCTCCCCCGGGCCGAGGTGGAGGCAACTTTTCATAAGACGGTCTAG
- a CDS encoding HypC/HybG/HupF family hydrogenase formation chaperone, with protein sequence MCIAMPAEVLEIKEGNIGVVDFGDLQQEVRLDLVDVKVGEFVLVHVGFAIQRLSREEGLETREIFRQVHAAAMEE encoded by the coding sequence ATGTGTATTGCAATGCCCGCTGAGGTACTCGAGATAAAAGAGGGCAACATCGGCGTCGTCGACTTCGGAGACCTGCAGCAGGAGGTCAGGCTCGACCTCGTGGACGTGAAAGTCGGGGAGTTCGTGCTCGTCCATGTCGGATTCGCCATCCAGCGCCTCAGCAGAGAGGAAGGGCTCGAAACCCGCGAGATCTTCAGGCAGGTTCACGCCGCGGCGATGGAGGAGTGA
- a CDS encoding hydrogenase maturation nickel metallochaperone HypA, with protein MHEYSIAYDIYTTARRAALENNAKEIKCVSIDVGKMAMVNPEQVEFLFNIIIEDDPLFSNARLSCRDIETRTRCSCGYEGDERFVCPQCGKLPQIVAGMEIVVTNIEIEVDEE; from the coding sequence ATGCACGAGTACAGCATCGCGTATGACATCTACACGACCGCACGCCGCGCCGCGCTCGAAAACAACGCAAAAGAGATCAAATGCGTCTCCATTGACGTCGGTAAGATGGCGATGGTGAACCCCGAGCAGGTGGAGTTCCTCTTCAACATCATCATCGAGGACGACCCGCTCTTTTCGAACGCCCGGCTCTCGTGCCGGGACATCGAGACGCGCACCCGCTGCTCCTGCGGCTACGAGGGGGACGAGCGGTTCGTCTGTCCGCAGTGCGGGAAACTCCCGCAAATCGTCGCAGGAATGGAGATCGTAGTCACAAACATCGAGATAGAAGTGGACGAAGAATGA
- the hypE gene encoding hydrogenase expression/formation protein HypE, protein MKVNLMHGAGGEVMGELLRVITNLEHNNAGGIGLESLDDGAVIPLNGQNIVFTTDNHVVSPIFFPGGDIGRIAVCGTINDLAMMGGRPIALSCGMVIPEGFEVADLERIVASMDAALGECGANLVTGDTKVLERSALDTIVVNTAGIGVAERVVRDNGLKIGDKIIVSGTIGDHGIAIMAHREGFDFGGQIKSDVAPLWPLVERALAAGDIHAMKDPTRGGFANAINEMARKSGVGVVIKEEALPFRPSVRSAAGMLGLDPLEVANEGKVIMGVAPGDAEAVLAALRNHPYGRDAAIVGEVVEGSHVIMRTAIGGERFIEPPIGDPVPRVC, encoded by the coding sequence ATGAAAGTCAACCTCATGCACGGTGCCGGCGGCGAGGTGATGGGCGAGCTTCTGCGCGTCATCACCAACCTCGAACACAACAACGCCGGCGGGATAGGGCTCGAGTCGCTGGACGACGGCGCGGTCATCCCCTTGAACGGCCAGAACATCGTATTCACGACCGACAATCACGTCGTGTCGCCGATCTTCTTCCCCGGCGGGGATATCGGGCGTATCGCCGTCTGCGGGACCATCAACGACCTCGCGATGATGGGTGGGCGGCCGATCGCCCTCTCGTGCGGCATGGTCATCCCCGAAGGCTTCGAAGTCGCCGACCTCGAGCGGATCGTCGCATCGATGGACGCCGCCCTCGGCGAATGCGGGGCAAACCTCGTCACGGGAGACACCAAAGTCCTCGAGCGGAGCGCGCTTGACACCATCGTCGTCAACACCGCCGGCATCGGCGTCGCCGAGCGGGTGGTTCGTGACAACGGCCTGAAGATCGGGGACAAAATCATCGTCAGCGGCACCATCGGCGACCATGGCATCGCCATCATGGCTCACCGCGAGGGGTTCGACTTCGGCGGCCAGATCAAGTCCGACGTCGCCCCCCTCTGGCCGCTCGTCGAGCGGGCGCTCGCCGCCGGCGATATCCACGCCATGAAAGACCCGACGAGAGGCGGGTTTGCAAACGCCATCAACGAGATGGCGCGAAAGAGCGGTGTCGGGGTCGTCATCAAGGAAGAGGCCCTCCCCTTCCGGCCGAGCGTCCGGAGCGCCGCCGGCATGCTCGGCCTCGACCCCCTCGAGGTGGCGAACGAGGGCAAAGTCATCATGGGCGTCGCACCGGGCGATGCCGAGGCCGTTCTCGCTGCGCTCCGGAACCATCCCTACGGGCGGGACGCGGCGATCGTCGGTGAAGTCGTCGAAGGCTCCCACGTGATTATGCGGACCGCAATCGGCGGAGAACGGTTCATCGAGCCGCCGATCGGCGACCCGGTCCCGCGTGTCTGCTAG
- a CDS encoding GNAT family N-acetyltransferase, translated as MAEEAGVEVRLVDVWDVETIADLYRAGGWWNEKWNPASLGALIAGSFAFAVAIDPATGKAVGMGRVISDGVSDAYIQDLVVRPEYRGRGVGTMILSALLDYCNSAGVAWVALVAEPGTEAFYTALGFRRMEGHIPMRWYPKDW; from the coding sequence ATGGCAGAGGAAGCAGGTGTCGAGGTGCGCCTGGTGGATGTCTGGGACGTAGAGACGATCGCCGACCTCTACCGGGCGGGGGGCTGGTGGAACGAGAAATGGAACCCTGCCAGCCTCGGCGCCCTCATCGCCGGAAGTTTCGCGTTTGCCGTCGCCATCGACCCTGCGACCGGCAAAGCGGTCGGCATGGGCAGGGTGATCTCGGACGGGGTCTCGGACGCCTACATCCAGGACCTGGTCGTCCGTCCAGAATACCGGGGCCGGGGCGTCGGAACGATGATCTTATCAGCGCTGCTGGATTACTGTAATTCTGCAGGTGTCGCCTGGGTCGCCCTTGTCGCCGAACCCGGGACCGAGGCGTTCTATACTGCGCTTGGGTTCCGGAGAATGGAGGGGCACATACCCATGCGGTGGTATCCGAAAGATTGGTGA
- a CDS encoding DUF2156 domain-containing protein, which yields MLRFADFKPVSLDDRDLFSEHYRQFPQVHSDNTFANMVCWNHYADYRFAEVDGSIVLSSTINGVTSFRPPIGPTNPDLIGDVIDLATREGGDKPLWVLDPVNEALIRELYPALPLHENQDFFDYIYRTEALADLAGKGYATIRRQVNRFGREYAYTVEEITEDNIDEVWEFLVVWCEWRDCDSEPILAAEKEAILFAVNHFFAIGLEGWIIRIGGTIGAISIVGRVNADMAVVHFEKALPETYPSIYKVITTETAAGLRDRYRYVNRECDMGVPGLRESKTRYHPAYMVEVYYATRDDLEACCR from the coding sequence ATGCTGAGATTTGCCGACTTCAAACCCGTGAGTCTGGACGATCGAGACCTCTTCTCAGAGCACTACCGGCAGTTCCCCCAGGTGCACAGCGACAATACGTTTGCAAATATGGTCTGCTGGAACCACTATGCGGACTACCGCTTTGCGGAAGTGGACGGCTCCATCGTCCTCTCAAGCACCATCAACGGCGTAACGTCGTTTCGGCCCCCTATCGGCCCTACAAACCCGGACCTGATCGGGGACGTCATCGATCTCGCAACGAGGGAGGGCGGCGACAAACCACTGTGGGTCCTCGACCCGGTGAATGAAGCGTTGATCCGTGAGCTCTACCCGGCCCTTCCCCTGCACGAAAACCAGGACTTCTTCGACTACATCTACCGGACCGAAGCCCTCGCCGACCTTGCCGGGAAGGGCTATGCCACCATCCGACGCCAGGTTAACCGGTTTGGGCGGGAGTATGCGTATACGGTCGAGGAGATCACGGAAGACAACATCGACGAGGTCTGGGAGTTCCTGGTCGTCTGGTGCGAGTGGCGGGACTGCGACTCCGAACCCATCCTCGCGGCCGAAAAAGAAGCCATACTCTTCGCCGTGAACCATTTCTTCGCTATCGGGCTTGAGGGGTGGATAATCAGGATCGGCGGCACGATAGGTGCGATATCGATTGTCGGGCGGGTCAACGCGGATATGGCAGTCGTCCACTTCGAAAAAGCGCTCCCCGAGACCTACCCGAGCATCTACAAGGTGATCACGACCGAGACGGCGGCGGGGCTCCGGGACCGCTACCGCTACGTCAACCGGGAGTGCGACATGGGCGTGCCCGGTCTCCGCGAATCGAAGACGCGTTACCACCCAGCGTACATGGTCGAGGTGTACTACGCGACCCGGGACGACCTGGAGGCGTGCTGCAGGTGA
- the pyrC gene encoding dihydroorotase, translating into MTADLVLRNVMLPTGRRADIVVAGGIVRHVGAPVRADETIDCSRLTCLPGAVDMHVHMRGGVQAEKEDWRTGTMSAVAGGVTVVVDQPNTVPPITTPGLLRARVREAEEQAICGFAVNAGVLPDADLAGMRDAGAMAFGETFAAPSSYGEGLDAETLKELFARIHALGGLATVHAEEVIGPAPATLAEHDSARSGVGEARAVQAVSALAPAGIRLHFCHLSTAASVGAARGTVEATPHHLFLSHGMFDLDDTRARVNPPLRDEGTRRDLWSCWDTIDVVASDHAPHTVPEKAVPFEIAPSGIPGVETMVPLLMAAVRKKRITLASVIEKTSWRPAAILGIPRTGFEPGDRADFALYPDEITRIDASSLHAKCGWSPFEGLDAVFPEVVIVGGARAYACGDYLEAHPAWYPGQGYLSPKNK; encoded by the coding sequence GTGACCGCCGATCTCGTGCTCCGGAACGTGATGCTTCCCACAGGACGGCGCGCCGACATCGTCGTCGCCGGGGGTATCGTCCGGCACGTCGGGGCACCGGTGCGTGCCGATGAGACGATCGACTGCAGCAGGCTCACCTGTCTTCCGGGAGCAGTCGATATGCACGTCCACATGCGGGGAGGCGTGCAGGCAGAGAAGGAGGACTGGCGGACGGGCACCATGAGCGCGGTCGCCGGCGGGGTGACGGTGGTCGTCGACCAGCCGAACACCGTCCCCCCCATCACCACGCCCGGACTCCTCCGGGCCCGTGTCCGCGAGGCGGAGGAGCAGGCAATATGCGGGTTTGCGGTGAACGCAGGCGTTCTCCCGGATGCCGATCTTGCCGGGATGCGGGATGCCGGCGCGATGGCGTTCGGGGAGACCTTCGCAGCACCGTCGAGCTACGGCGAGGGACTCGATGCGGAGACCCTCAAGGAACTCTTTGCCCGCATCCATGCCCTCGGGGGGCTTGCCACGGTGCACGCCGAGGAGGTCATCGGTCCGGCGCCGGCAACCCTCGCCGAACACGACAGTGCACGATCCGGTGTGGGGGAGGCGCGAGCCGTCCAGGCGGTATCAGCCCTCGCCCCGGCCGGAATAAGGCTCCACTTCTGCCACCTCAGCACCGCCGCCTCGGTCGGGGCCGCCCGCGGCACGGTGGAGGCGACGCCGCACCACCTCTTCCTCTCGCACGGGATGTTCGATCTGGACGACACCAGGGCCCGGGTGAATCCCCCCCTCCGTGACGAAGGGACCCGGCGCGATCTGTGGTCCTGCTGGGATACGATCGACGTCGTCGCCTCGGACCACGCCCCGCATACGGTTCCAGAGAAGGCCGTGCCGTTCGAGATCGCTCCCTCCGGCATCCCCGGGGTCGAGACGATGGTGCCGCTCCTGATGGCGGCAGTCAGGAAAAAGCGGATCACCCTCGCCTCGGTGATCGAGAAGACGTCGTGGAGGCCTGCCGCCATCCTCGGCATTCCGCGCACAGGGTTCGAGCCGGGCGACCGGGCGGACTTCGCCCTCTACCCGGACGAAATCACCCGCATCGACGCCTCAAGTCTTCACGCAAAGTGCGGCTGGTCGCCGTTCGAGGGGCTCGATGCAGTCTTCCCGGAAGTGGTGATCGTCGGGGGGGCGCGGGCCTACGCCTGCGGCGATTACCTGGAGGCGCACCCGGCGTGGTATCCCGGGCAAGGATATTTATCCCCGAAAAATAAATAA
- a CDS encoding DUF167 domain-containing protein, with translation MEPYADAVVEAAHGVMIALDVTAGAKRPSFPAGYNEWRKSIRCQVAAPAVGGKANRAIVDLLAETFRIPRADVSIVAGHTSSSKTVAIAGLSKACVVARLNAADT, from the coding sequence ATGGAACCCTATGCCGATGCCGTCGTCGAAGCCGCACACGGGGTGATGATAGCGCTTGATGTTACGGCAGGTGCAAAGCGGCCCTCGTTTCCGGCCGGTTACAACGAATGGCGGAAGAGTATTCGATGCCAGGTGGCAGCCCCTGCCGTCGGCGGGAAGGCGAATCGCGCCATCGTCGACCTCCTCGCGGAGACGTTTCGCATACCCCGCGCCGACGTGAGCATCGTCGCCGGGCACACGTCTTCCTCGAAGACCGTGGCGATCGCCGGGTTATCGAAAGCCTGCGTCGTCGCACGCCTGAACGCTGCCGACACCTGA
- the dnaG gene encoding DNA primase DnaG, with amino-acid sequence MYSPETTKYLIHLTLQIEGVVDKPDVVGAIFGQTEGLLGEDLDLRDLQRTGRVGRIDVQITTKRGETKGEILISSSLDRAETALLASSLETIDRVGPCTAHVKVDRIEDIRVTKRRRIVERAKELLLEDFDEGAINSDDLLDEVREVIRIEKLEYLGEERVHAGPNVMASDAIIIVEGRADVINLLRYGIKNAVAVEGTNVPRIIIDLCSQKTATTLLDGDRGGELILRELLQVAEIDFVAYSPRGKSVEEMSRKEIVKALRNKVPAEVITAPVSDEEGGERLPAYAGSADVRVPAGEDERPSQQQRYGREESPKPPSTLGEHMADVRDKKIARFLSPDYTVLLESNATDVEGALQNLNGDVEGLVVDRIIDQKLLDQIGGRDLEFVAARDFKGIIKRPMSIRLIKIG; translated from the coding sequence ATGTACTCACCAGAAACTACAAAGTACCTCATTCATCTTACTCTGCAGATAGAGGGGGTGGTCGATAAGCCCGACGTGGTGGGCGCTATCTTCGGCCAGACCGAGGGTTTGCTCGGCGAAGACCTCGACCTGCGCGATTTACAGCGAACCGGCCGCGTCGGCAGGATCGACGTTCAGATCACCACGAAGCGAGGAGAGACAAAAGGCGAGATACTCATCTCATCCTCGCTCGACCGGGCGGAGACCGCGCTCCTTGCATCGTCGCTCGAGACGATCGACCGGGTCGGACCGTGCACGGCCCACGTGAAGGTCGACCGCATCGAGGATATCCGCGTCACCAAGCGGCGCAGGATTGTTGAACGCGCGAAAGAACTTCTCCTCGAGGACTTCGATGAGGGCGCCATCAACAGCGACGACCTGCTCGACGAGGTCAGGGAAGTCATCAGGATAGAAAAACTCGAGTACCTCGGCGAAGAGAGGGTGCATGCGGGCCCGAACGTCATGGCCTCCGACGCCATCATCATCGTCGAGGGGCGGGCCGACGTCATCAACCTGCTGCGCTACGGGATCAAGAACGCGGTTGCGGTCGAGGGAACCAACGTCCCGCGTATCATCATCGACCTCTGCTCGCAGAAGACCGCGACGACCCTGCTCGACGGAGACCGGGGCGGGGAACTGATCCTCCGCGAACTCCTGCAGGTCGCCGAGATCGACTTCGTGGCATACAGCCCGCGGGGAAAGAGCGTCGAGGAGATGAGCCGCAAGGAGATCGTCAAGGCGCTCCGGAACAAAGTGCCCGCGGAGGTGATCACCGCCCCGGTCTCCGACGAGGAAGGAGGGGAACGGTTGCCTGCATACGCCGGCTCCGCCGATGTGCGGGTTCCTGCCGGTGAAGACGAACGGCCTTCACAACAGCAGAGATACGGGAGGGAGGAGAGCCCAAAGCCGCCCTCGACGCTCGGCGAGCACATGGCCGACGTCCGGGACAAAAAGATTGCGCGGTTCCTCTCCCCGGACTATACCGTCCTCCTGGAATCGAACGCTACCGACGTCGAGGGCGCGCTCCAGAACCTGAACGGCGATGTTGAAGGGCTTGTCGTCGATCGCATCATCGACCAGAAACTTCTCGATCAGATCGGGGGAAGGGACCTCGAGTTCGTAGCTGCCCGGGACTTTAAAGGGATCATCAAACGCCCCATGTCGATCAGGCTTATAAAGATAGGTTGA
- a CDS encoding UPF0058 family protein, which translates to MHKEELIALHGILTEIKDFFELQNPELKFSQYYALKIDPSQVHKSKMEHKYAIFVLGTELANAMKDVEFSSSGRISARMKELAEKTLKEIEYLQ; encoded by the coding sequence ATGCACAAGGAAGAGTTAATAGCCTTACATGGGATTCTCACTGAGATTAAAGACTTTTTTGAGTTGCAGAACCCGGAGTTGAAATTTTCGCAGTATTATGCGTTGAAGATAGACCCTTCTCAGGTGCATAAAAGCAAAATGGAACATAAATACGCAATATTCGTGCTCGGAACGGAACTTGCGAACGCCATGAAAGATGTGGAGTTCTCATCATCGGGTCGGATCTCCGCCCGGATGAAGGAACTTGCAGAGAAGACCTTAAAAGAGATCGAGTATCTCCAGTGA
- a CDS encoding ATP-grasp domain-containing protein codes for MIHIVPKPTDTPDDNSTGAVMRELERADARYGVLDLGAIDPLDSGLENELVWVCGIRQDGHQFETLNVLSLRNRVINTPASIVACASKVMTSALLLHNGVRTPETAYMRSEEQARDFLLRHGKVVYKPLYGYDGNGIRLVTEPDDLGPGPWYLQEYVQNDRDFRVFVLGGEAVGAIARVSDTLMHNIHQGGIGMAVPIDEEMRAIAEASASALEIDYCGVDLLRDREGYTVLEVNGTPNWHCMAAPIPKLLALYLIESEREMRA; via the coding sequence ATGATCCATATCGTACCAAAACCGACCGATACGCCGGACGACAACTCGACCGGCGCAGTTATGCGGGAGCTGGAGAGAGCCGATGCCCGATACGGGGTCCTCGACCTCGGTGCAATCGATCCCCTCGATTCCGGGCTTGAGAACGAACTCGTATGGGTCTGCGGAATCCGGCAGGACGGGCATCAGTTCGAGACCTTAAACGTGCTCTCGCTCCGGAACCGGGTGATCAACACACCCGCGAGCATCGTTGCCTGTGCATCCAAGGTGATGACGTCCGCTCTCCTCCTGCACAATGGAGTACGGACGCCGGAGACGGCCTACATGCGTTCGGAGGAGCAGGCGCGGGATTTTCTCCTGCGGCACGGGAAGGTCGTCTATAAGCCGCTCTACGGGTATGACGGAAACGGTATCCGGCTCGTGACGGAGCCGGACGATCTCGGGCCGGGACCCTGGTACCTGCAGGAGTACGTGCAAAACGACCGGGACTTTCGTGTCTTCGTCCTCGGCGGAGAGGCCGTCGGCGCGATAGCCCGGGTATCCGATACTCTGATGCACAACATCCACCAGGGCGGGATCGGGATGGCGGTTCCGATCGACGAGGAGATGCGCGCCATTGCCGAGGCGTCGGCGTCGGCGCTCGAGATCGACTACTGCGGCGTCGATCTCCTCCGGGACCGGGAAGGCTACACGGTCCTTGAGGTGAACGGAACACCGAACTGGCACTGCATGGCGGCACCTATCCCGAAGTTGCTCGCTCTATACCTCATCGAGAGCGAGCGCGAGATGCGTGCCTGA
- a CDS encoding hydrogenase maturation protease — protein MQKNRVCIIGCGNPLMGNDGAGILVMRLFKGRFAGVDAIDGGTGGFGLIPLMEGYEKVVIVDAMVGIGDRIGDVLTFEAPPSWDLPAYALHDVGIGEVVTIARELGYAAEIVTVGIEVGEIQAFSREIDPAVEEGIRVAGQEIQKILQEWIGGSGDIF, from the coding sequence ATGCAGAAGAACCGGGTCTGTATCATCGGGTGCGGGAACCCCCTCATGGGAAACGACGGGGCGGGGATTCTGGTGATGCGGCTCTTTAAAGGGAGATTCGCCGGCGTCGATGCGATCGACGGCGGCACCGGGGGCTTTGGCCTGATCCCGCTGATGGAAGGGTATGAGAAGGTGGTGATCGTCGATGCCATGGTGGGTATCGGCGACCGTATCGGCGACGTCCTCACGTTTGAAGCACCGCCATCCTGGGACCTTCCGGCATATGCCCTCCACGATGTCGGGATTGGCGAGGTGGTAACGATAGCCCGCGAACTCGGGTACGCTGCAGAGATTGTGACCGTCGGGATTGAAGTGGGCGAGATCCAGGCTTTCAGCCGGGAGATAGACCCGGCGGTCGAAGAAGGGATCCGGGTTGCCGGGCAGGAGATCCAGAAGATCCTGCAGGAGTGGATCGGGGGATCAGGAGATATTTTTTAA
- the minD gene encoding cell division ATPase MinD: MVKVYTIASGKGGTGKTTVTANLGPMLAQYGKKTCILDADVGMANLGLILGLENLPVTLHEVLAGKARVRDAVYDGPFGVKVVPCGLSLQGFQQSNPDRLKDIMADLVSEFDILILDAPAGISRDGVIPLTIADGVILVVNPEISSIVDSLKTKILTETVGGHIEGAIINRVAGSGDEFNRAQMEKLLGVRVLGVIPEDPNIRRASAGRSPIVVKYPTSRASRAFKRISADVAGIEYVEEETQAPREGFVDRLARALFRAKA; encoded by the coding sequence ATGGTAAAAGTATACACGATTGCGTCCGGTAAAGGCGGTACCGGCAAAACGACGGTCACAGCAAATCTGGGGCCGATGCTTGCCCAGTACGGGAAGAAGACATGCATTCTGGATGCCGACGTCGGAATGGCGAATCTCGGGCTCATTCTGGGGCTTGAGAACCTGCCGGTGACCCTGCACGAGGTGCTGGCAGGCAAAGCCCGCGTCAGGGACGCCGTCTACGATGGACCGTTCGGCGTGAAGGTTGTCCCGTGCGGACTCTCTCTGCAGGGCTTCCAGCAATCGAACCCGGATCGGCTCAAGGATATCATGGCAGACCTCGTGAGCGAGTTCGACATCCTGATCCTGGATGCTCCTGCGGGGATCAGCAGGGACGGCGTCATCCCGCTGACTATTGCCGACGGGGTGATCCTTGTCGTAAACCCCGAGATCTCCTCGATCGTCGACTCCTTAAAGACGAAGATCCTGACCGAGACCGTCGGCGGACACATCGAAGGGGCGATCATCAACCGGGTCGCCGGTAGCGGTGACGAGTTCAACCGCGCACAGATGGAGAAGCTCCTCGGTGTCCGGGTGCTTGGTGTCATACCGGAAGACCCCAACATCCGGCGCGCATCTGCCGGAAGGTCGCCGATCGTGGTGAAATACCCGACTTCCAGGGCATCCCGGGCCTTCAAGCGCATCTCTGCCGATGTAGCCGGCATCGAGTACGTCGAGGAGGAGACACAGGCTCCCCGGGAAGGCTTTGTCGATCGGCTGGCTCGCGCTCTCTTCCGGGCGAAAGCGTGA
- a CDS encoding 4Fe-4S dicluster domain-containing protein has protein sequence MDIHVDKDACVGCGLCVKDCPMHVYELQDNVSVAVRPNNCMGCLSCHEICPAQALEHRGIYAARRHYIDIKVCEMLRKVV, from the coding sequence ATGGATATACATGTGGATAAGGACGCGTGCGTCGGATGCGGTCTCTGCGTCAAAGACTGCCCGATGCATGTGTACGAACTCCAGGACAACGTGAGTGTCGCAGTCAGGCCGAATAACTGCATGGGATGCCTGTCCTGTCATGAGATCTGCCCGGCCCAGGCACTCGAGCACCGGGGTATCTACGCTGCCCGGAGACACTATATCGACATCAAGGTCTGTGAAATGCTTCGGAAGGTGGTCTGA
- a CDS encoding L-2-amino-thiazoline-4-carboxylic acid hydrolase, protein MSAGYIDELHEAFHSDLVYRSEEIPLECSPKPKEMEQTLHGVMKLNGLVIRSLEEIAGRGANAVTYRAGKKFGHEVAKYFQKREDVEGALHELSDLLRGQYSFEVWKPEDKETFIIEENGETFIYLVFHDCIVRQTLRRNGLDQGGPLCQTLFGYVVGAIEEITGRKAKLEIVHTGPNACLKKLVLK, encoded by the coding sequence ATGAGCGCGGGATATATCGATGAATTGCATGAGGCCTTTCACTCCGATCTCGTCTATCGCTCCGAGGAGATCCCCCTGGAGTGTTCGCCGAAGCCAAAAGAGATGGAACAGACGCTTCACGGCGTGATGAAACTCAACGGTCTCGTGATCAGGTCGCTCGAGGAGATCGCAGGCAGGGGGGCAAACGCAGTCACCTACCGGGCCGGGAAGAAGTTCGGCCACGAGGTCGCCAAGTACTTCCAGAAGCGCGAGGATGTGGAGGGAGCGCTTCACGAACTCTCCGACCTGCTCCGCGGCCAGTACTCCTTCGAGGTCTGGAAACCCGAGGATAAGGAGACGTTCATCATCGAGGAGAACGGCGAGACCTTCATCTACCTCGTCTTCCACGACTGCATCGTCCGCCAGACGCTCCGGCGAAACGGTCTCGATCAGGGCGGCCCGCTCTGCCAGACGCTCTTCGGCTACGTCGTCGGCGCGATCGAGGAGATCACCGGCAGAAAAGCCAAACTGGAGATCGTCCACACCGGCCCGAACGCCTGCCTGAAGAAACTGGTTCTGAAATGA